In the genome of Falsirhodobacter halotolerans, one region contains:
- the xseA gene encoding exodeoxyribonuclease VII large subunit, giving the protein MDLFETPDDNAHDFTVSELSGAVKRVIEGEFGQVRVRGEIGRVSRPASGHLYYDLKDDRSVIAAITWKGQAGKLAVRPEEGMEVIATGRMTTFPGQSKYQLIVEDIRPAGAGALMAMLEKRRKALAAEGLFDEARKRPLPWLPEVIGVVTSPSGAVIRDILHRLADRFPRHVLIWPVAVQGERCAPEVAAAIRGFNDLPAGMPKPDLLIVARGGGSLEDLWGFNEEIVVRAAADSRIPLISAVGHETDTTLIDFAADRRAPTPTAAAEMAVPVRADLLAAVDQRGAALSRCIANTFAHRDQRLRDLARALPRPESLMQVAVQRFDSWAEKLDGALGVGVSNRRARLTELAVHLRPRLLADLTARGREQLADRARALEGRMDLRHERAAERLAGLAARLAPARARAMAEAARDVVRGRERLAGVGAQLDASATARLRGLSDRLEAVDRLRVTLGHHQTLARGYAVIRGDGQVVTSKAAAEKAAVLEAEFHDGRLTLSGRVPKKTRAPKPSQGELF; this is encoded by the coding sequence ATGGACCTGTTCGAGACCCCCGACGACAACGCCCACGATTTCACCGTTTCGGAACTGTCGGGCGCGGTGAAGCGCGTGATCGAGGGGGAGTTCGGTCAGGTGCGCGTGCGCGGCGAGATCGGGCGCGTGTCGCGGCCCGCCTCGGGGCATCTCTATTACGACCTGAAGGACGACCGCTCGGTCATTGCCGCGATCACGTGGAAGGGGCAGGCAGGCAAGCTGGCCGTGCGCCCCGAGGAGGGGATGGAGGTCATTGCCACCGGGCGGATGACGACCTTTCCGGGGCAGTCGAAATACCAGCTGATCGTCGAGGATATCCGCCCCGCCGGGGCCGGTGCGCTGATGGCCATGCTGGAGAAGCGCCGCAAGGCGCTGGCTGCCGAGGGGCTGTTCGACGAAGCGCGGAAGCGGCCGCTGCCGTGGCTGCCGGAAGTGATCGGCGTCGTGACCTCGCCCTCGGGCGCGGTGATCCGCGACATCCTGCACCGCTTGGCCGACCGTTTTCCGCGCCATGTGCTGATCTGGCCCGTGGCCGTGCAGGGGGAACGCTGCGCGCCGGAGGTTGCGGCTGCGATTCGCGGGTTCAACGACCTGCCCGCCGGGATGCCGAAGCCCGATCTTCTGATCGTGGCGCGGGGGGGCGGCTCGCTGGAGGATCTCTGGGGCTTCAACGAAGAGATCGTGGTGCGGGCTGCGGCAGACTCGCGCATCCCGCTGATTTCCGCCGTCGGGCACGAGACGGACACCACGCTCATTGATTTTGCCGCCGACCGTCGCGCGCCCACGCCGACGGCGGCGGCCGAAATGGCGGTGCCGGTGCGGGCCGATCTGCTGGCGGCGGTGGACCAGCGGGGGGCGGCGCTGTCGCGGTGCATCGCCAACACCTTCGCCCACAGGGACCAGCGCCTGCGCGATCTGGCCCGCGCGCTGCCGCGCCCCGAAAGCCTGATGCAGGTGGCGGTGCAGCGTTTCGACAGCTGGGCCGAGAAGCTGGACGGGGCCTTGGGCGTGGGCGTGTCCAACCGGCGGGCGCGGCTGACGGAACTGGCGGTGCATCTGCGGCCCCGCCTGCTGGCCGATCTGACCGCGCGCGGGCGGGAGCAACTTGCGGACCGCGCCCGTGCGCTGGAGGGCCGGATGGACCTGCGGCACGAACGCGCGGCCGAGCGGCTGGCGGGCCTTGCCGCCCGTCTGGCCCCGGCGCGGGCGCGGGCGATGGCCGAGGCCGCGCGCGATGTCGTTCGGGGGCGGGAGCGGCTGGCCGGTGTCGGCGCGCAGCTGGATGCGTCGGCCACGGCGCGCCTGCGGGGATTGTCGGACCGGCTGGAGGCGGTGGACCGTCTGCGCGTGACGCTGGGTCATCACCAGACCCTTGCCCGTGGCTATGCCGTGATTCGCGGCGACGGGCAGGTGGTGACGTCGAAAGCCGCCGCCGAAAAGGCCGCCGTGCTGGAGGCGGAATTTCACGACGGGCGGCTGACCCTGTCGGGGCGCGTCCCGAAAAAGACACGCGCGCCCAAGCCGTCGCAGGGCGAGTTGTTTTGA
- the purD gene encoding phosphoribosylamine--glycine ligase has product MNILILGSGGREHALAWAVKQNPKCDRLIVAPGNAGIAQIAECAALDIMDGAAVAEFCGENSIDFVIVGPEAPLAAGVADATRAAGILTFGPSAAAARIEASKAFTKELCDAVNAPTAGYARFTSADPARAYVRDQGAPIVIKADGLAAGKGVVVAMTEAEALDALDDMFGGTFGEAGAEVVIEEFMEGEEASFFVLSDGTDILPIGTAQDHKRAFDGDAGPNTGGMGAYSPAPVLTDAIAQDVLDRIVAPCVAELARRGTPYQGVIFVGLMIKDGAARLVEFNARFGDPECQTLMMRLGAQALDLLLACAEGRLAGTPVTWADDHALTVVMAADGYPGSYAKGTVIRGLDGLPESSRQMVFHAGTATRDGQTVATGGRVLAVTARGATLADAQAEAYRMVDAIDWPDGFCRRDIGWRAL; this is encoded by the coding sequence ATGAACATTCTTATTCTGGGCAGCGGCGGGCGCGAACATGCGCTGGCTTGGGCAGTGAAGCAGAACCCCAAATGCGACCGGCTGATCGTGGCGCCGGGCAATGCGGGCATCGCGCAGATCGCCGAATGCGCCGCGCTCGATATCATGGACGGCGCGGCGGTGGCCGAGTTCTGCGGCGAAAACAGCATCGATTTCGTCATCGTCGGGCCCGAAGCGCCGCTGGCCGCCGGTGTGGCCGACGCCACGCGGGCCGCGGGCATCCTGACTTTCGGCCCCTCGGCCGCCGCCGCGCGGATCGAGGCGTCGAAGGCCTTCACCAAGGAACTCTGCGACGCGGTGAACGCCCCCACCGCCGGATATGCCCGCTTCACCAGCGCCGACCCCGCCCGCGCCTATGTCCGCGACCAGGGCGCCCCCATCGTCATCAAGGCCGACGGCCTGGCAGCGGGCAAGGGCGTGGTGGTCGCCATGACCGAGGCCGAGGCGCTGGACGCCCTCGACGACATGTTCGGCGGCACCTTCGGCGAGGCCGGTGCCGAGGTGGTGATTGAAGAGTTCATGGAGGGCGAGGAAGCCTCATTCTTTGTTCTGTCCGACGGCACCGACATCCTGCCCATCGGCACGGCGCAGGACCACAAGCGCGCCTTCGACGGCGACGCGGGCCCCAACACCGGCGGCATGGGCGCCTATTCGCCCGCCCCGGTCCTGACCGACGCGATCGCACAGGACGTTCTGGACAGGATCGTGGCCCCTTGCGTGGCCGAACTGGCCCGGCGCGGCACCCCGTATCAGGGGGTGATCTTCGTGGGGCTGATGATCAAGGACGGCGCGGCGCGGCTCGTGGAATTCAACGCCCGCTTCGGCGATCCCGAATGCCAGACGCTGATGATGCGCCTTGGCGCGCAGGCGCTCGACCTGCTTCTGGCCTGCGCCGAGGGGCGTCTGGCGGGCACGCCCGTCACATGGGCCGACGATCACGCGCTGACGGTGGTGATGGCCGCCGACGGCTATCCCGGATCCTATGCCAAGGGGACGGTCATCCGCGGGCTGGACGGCCTGCCCGAGTCCAGCCGCCAGATGGTGTTCCACGCGGGCACCGCCACGCGCGACGGCCAGACCGTCGCCACCGGCGGGCGGGTTCTGGCCGTGACCGCGCGCGGCGCGACGCTGGCCGACGCTCAGGCCGAGGCCTACCGCATGGTGGACGCCATCGACTGGCCGGACGGCTTTTGCCGCCGCGACATCGGCTGGCGCGCGCTCTGA
- the ftsY gene encoding signal recognition particle-docking protein FtsY yields the protein MASFFRKLRERMTRSSDKLGEGIEAIVEDAPQPPDAPPEKPGLLGRLLGEEPKRVFDDAMLEGLEEVLIAADMGVDTSLRVAANIAEGRFGRRVGTTEIREALAAEIARIMDPVARPMPLAAKRPQVVLVVGVNGAGKTTTIGKLASQFRAAGKTVVIAAGDTFRAAAVEQLQIWGQRAGVPVMTAPEGSDPASLAYDAMVRAEAEGADLLMIDTAGRLQNRADLMEELSKIVRVIRKKDPSAPHNTLLVLDATTGQNAVTQVEAFRKLADVSGLVMTKLDGTARGGVLVALADKFGLPIHAIGVGEQIDDLAPFDPQDFARALVGLETT from the coding sequence ATGGCATCCTTCTTCCGTAAACTCCGCGAGCGGATGACGCGCTCCTCGGACAAGCTGGGCGAAGGCATCGAGGCCATCGTCGAGGATGCGCCCCAGCCCCCCGACGCGCCGCCGGAAAAGCCGGGGCTTCTGGGCCGGCTTCTGGGCGAAGAGCCCAAGCGCGTGTTCGACGACGCGATGCTGGAGGGACTGGAGGAGGTTCTGATCGCCGCCGATATGGGGGTCGACACCTCGCTTCGCGTGGCCGCCAACATCGCCGAGGGGCGGTTCGGGCGCCGCGTCGGCACGACCGAGATTCGCGAGGCGCTGGCCGCCGAGATCGCCCGGATCATGGACCCCGTCGCCCGCCCCATGCCGCTGGCCGCCAAACGCCCGCAGGTGGTGCTGGTGGTGGGCGTGAACGGCGCGGGGAAGACCACGACCATCGGCAAGCTTGCCAGCCAGTTCCGCGCCGCCGGAAAGACGGTGGTGATCGCGGCGGGCGACACGTTCCGCGCGGCGGCGGTGGAGCAGTTGCAGATCTGGGGCCAGCGCGCGGGCGTGCCGGTCATGACCGCGCCCGAGGGGTCAGATCCGGCCAGCCTTGCCTATGACGCGATGGTGCGGGCCGAGGCGGAGGGGGCGGACCTTCTGATGATCGACACGGCGGGCCGTCTTCAGAACCGCGCCGACCTGATGGAGGAGTTGTCGAAGATCGTCCGCGTGATCCGCAAGAAGGACCCCTCTGCGCCGCACAACACGCTGTTGGTGCTGGACGCGACCACGGGCCAGAACGCGGTGACGCAGGTCGAGGCGTTCCGCAAGCTGGCCGATGTGTCGGGCCTTGTGATGACCAAGCTGGACGGGACCGCCCGCGGCGGCGTTCTGGTCGCGCTGGCCGACAAGTTCGGCCTGCCCATCCATGCGATCGGCGTGGGAGAGCAGATAGACGATCTGGCCCCCTTCGATCCGCAGGATTTCGCCCGCGCGCTCGTGGGGCTTGAGACGACGTGA